The Raphanus sativus cultivar WK10039 chromosome 2, ASM80110v3, whole genome shotgun sequence genome includes a region encoding these proteins:
- the LOC108828320 gene encoding fatty acyl-CoA reductase 1, whose amino-acid sequence MESNCVQFLGDKTILITGAPGFLAKVLLEKILRLQPNVKKMYLLLRAADTKAAMQRLRSEVVEIDLFKVLRNDLGEENLNDLVSEKIVPVPGDISIHNLGVKDSDLLQRMRSEIDIIINIAATTNFDERYDIGLGINTFGALNVLNFAKKCIKGQLLLHVSTAYVCGENSGLFLEKPFTMGETLSGNNKLDINVEFELMKQKLKELQHQDCSEQEISQSMKDLGMTRAKLHGWPNTYVFTKAMGEMLMGNYRENLPLVIVRPTMITSTLAEPFPGWIEGLRTIDSVIVAYGKGRLKCFLADPNTVFDLIPADMVVNAMIATATAHSGETGVQTIYHVGSSFQNPVTFGQLHETTARYFTKKPLVARNGSPIIVSKGTLLSTMGQFSLYITLRYKLPLLILRLINIIYPWSQGDKYNDDSRKIKLALRLVELYQPYLLFKGIFDDLNTERLRRRRQSIKELDGSFEFDPKSINWDDYMANIHIPGLITHVLKQ is encoded by the exons ATGGAATCAAACTGTGTTCAATTTCTTGGGGACAAGACGATTCTCATCACCGGCGCTCCTGGTTTTCTTGCCAAAG TTCTGTTAGAGAAAATTCTGAGGTTGCAACCAAATGTGAAGAAGATGTACCTTCTGTTGAGAGCTGCCGACACTAAAGCCGCCATGCAACGCTTACGTAGCGAG GTTGTGGAGATAGACCTTTTTAAGGTGTTGAGGAACGATCTTGGTGAAGAAAATCTGAATGACTTGGTGAGTGAAAAAATAGTGCCGGTTCCCGGTGATATATCCATCCATAATCTGGGAGTCAAAGACTCCGATCTCTTACAACGTATGCGGAGCGAGATTGATATCATTATCAACATCGCAGCCACCACGAATTTCGATGAAAG ATATGATATCGGTCTTGGCATCAATACATTTGGAGCTCTCAATGTTCTCAACTTCGCCAAAAAGTGTATTAAAGGGCAATTACTTCTCCATGTCTCAACCG CATATGTTTGCGGCGAAAACTCGGGATTGTTCCTTGAGAAACCATTCACAATGGGGGAGACTCTCAGCGGAAATAACAAACTCGACATCAATGTTGAATTCGAGCTGATGAAACAGAAACTGAAAGAGCTCCAGCATCAAGATTGTTCTGAACAAGAGATCTCACAGTCGATGAAAGATCTTGGAATGACAAG gGCAAAGCTTCATGGATGGCCAAATACATATGTATTTACCAAAGCAATGGGAGAGATGCTAATGGGAAACTATAGAGAAAATTTGCCACTTGTTATCGTACGACCAACAATGATTACTAGTACTCTCGCCGAACCATTTCCTGGTTGGATTGAAGGATTGAG AACTATTGATAGTGTAATTGTTGCATATGGCAAAGGAAGGCTTAAATGTTTTCTTGCGGATCCAAACACAGTCTTTGACCTT ATACCAGCAGACATGGTGGTTAACGCGATGATTGCAACCGCCACAGCTCACTCGGGAGAAACTGGGGTCCAGACCATATATCATGTCGGTTCTTCTTTTCAGAATCCGGTCACGTTTGGACAACTCCACGAGACCACGGCTCGTTATTTTACAAAGAAACCTCTTGTTGCTCGCAATGGCTCACCAATCATAGTATCTAAAGGAACACTTTTATCCACTATGGGTCAATTCAGCCTTTACATCACTCTTCGTTACAAGCTTCCTCTACTG ATACTTCGattgattaatataatttacCCATGGAGTCAAGGAGATAAATACAATGACGACAGCCGCAAAATCAAGCTAGCTCTGAGATTAGTTGAGCTTTATCAGCCTTACTTACTCTTCAAGGGCAT ATTTGATGATTTAAATACCGAAAGGCTGCGAAGGAGAAGACAGAGCATCAAAGAGTTAGATGGATCGTTCGAGTTCGACCCCAAGTCCATTAACTGGGACGATTATATGGCAAACATTCACATTCCTGGCCTCATCACCCATGTTcttaaacaataa